A single window of Alosa alosa isolate M-15738 ecotype Scorff River chromosome 11, AALO_Geno_1.1, whole genome shotgun sequence DNA harbors:
- the si:dkey-88e18.8 gene encoding LOW QUALITY PROTEIN: major intrinsically disordered Notch2-binding receptor 1 (The sequence of the model RefSeq protein was modified relative to this genomic sequence to represent the inferred CDS: inserted 2 bases in 1 codon; substituted 1 base at 1 genomic stop codon) yields the protein MAERVESPQVLLEMLDMLCXGCRGSACPRWACVSRSASPALRXCELRSLLYSTACRDPCFPATLFRGRLHPAATSSLSAAADVVSLFNLITITRPPFYTLPLPYDSQSLAFTPASFGYAGSDWPGGVVGAAEGGATAIEGQYEAVSEAAGISSIAHTHALAHPYTHTLAPSMQDVQSDSAASSVVMESGAANESEGMERVTARRNIFKADFHNVEPLDATETGQQSGSLESVDGQMTVRNEDILFLSLKNPYPDPHARAPPRHTLPCAAFGRCKVPYRWSLPSAGRGPDKQVWQSSGQWELPMDIPHQSRSLGDPIGSTQADSGLTSSGLSVATPVESIAGGSAPAGPRLGGSGPIGMQTPGFEEVRAALKRLSGRSLDLISQDWPAGAEGVSSVATQTDAASRLRSLNKLSFDNPDMPEDDISAIFRFLDDISMCGSVAALVPEGGGGAEAGSGGPPSSPDRRARLGKLKRLFHSLEAPEEAGLGAGLGAGLGAGLGRLLLRVSEMEKRLEPLGDLTDTLTLILAALQRLEVQTNTLTRKHAIMELRPPKGNPALREGHSVGTATSAMATTTAAKQRGVVTRRDLTESSTWKVSYSKEQHTHTRQTDEHATAMAVAEGCMADTGPRVKRGLNNRTESTEGLISEQSLSPHLLTEGHRGPNLSQRDPSWSQSELTPLELQAPDQLDFWMDEIYTPASDRLRLHHKRPSRKCPQAKGYRIAALCVTAAAILVIIIVIPISTA from the exons ATGGCGGAGCGTGTGGAGAGCCCCCAGGTCCTGCTGGAGATGCTGGACATGCTGTGTTAAGGCTGCAGGGGCTCGGCGTGTCCACGCTGGGCGTGTGTGAGCCGGAGCGCTAGCCCCGCCCTGCG CTGTGAGCTGCGGTCACTGCTCTACTCCACGGCCTGCCGTGACCCCTGCTTCCCCGCCACCCTGTTCCGTGGCCGCCTCCACCCGGCCGCTACGTCCAGCCTGTCGGCCGCCGCCGATGTGGTCTCGCTCTTCAACCTCATCACCATCACGCGGCCGCCTTTCTACACCCTCCCCCTGCCCTACGACAGCCAATCCCTGGCCTTCACACCCGCCTCGTTTGGCTACGCGGGCTCTGATTGGCCGGGGGGCGTGGTGGGGGCGGCGGAAGGCGGTGCCACGGCGATCGAGGGTCAATATGAGGCGGTGTCCGAAGCCGCAGGGATCAGTTCgatcgcgcacacacacgcgctcgcgcacccttacacacacacgcttgcgcCCAGCATGCAGGATGTGCAGAGCGACTCTGCGGCCAGTTCGGTGGTGATGGAGTCTGGCGCGGCCAATGAGAGCGAAGGAATGGAGCGCGTCACGGCCAGGAGGAACATCTTTAAGGCCGACTTCCACAACGTGGAGCCCCTAGACGCCACGGAAACCGGCCAGCAGTCGGGCTCCTTGGAAAGCGTGGACGGCCAGATGACCGTGCGGAACGAAGACATTCTCTTCCTCTCGCTGAAGAACCCATACCCTGATCCGCACGCACGGGCGccgccaagacacacactcccatgcGCTGCATTCGGGAGGTGCAAG GTTCCATATCGGTGGAGTCTGCCGTCGGCGGGGCGGGGTCCGGACAAACAGGTCTGGCAGAGTTCTGGCCAATGGGAACTGCCCATGGATATTCCACACCAATCAAGAAGCCTAGGAGACCCTATCGGATCTACCCAAGCAGATTCTGGACTGACCAGCTCTGGTCTGAGTGTTGCTACGCCAGTCGAGTCCATCGCGGGAGGCTCTGCACCAGCTGGACCGAGACTAGGCGGCTCGGGACCCATCGGAATGCAGACCCCCGGTTTTGAGGAGGTCCGAGCTGCTCTGAAGCGTCTCAGTGGGCGGAGCTTGGACTTGATCTCCCAGGATTGGCCGGCGGGGGCCGAGGGCGTGTCCAGCGTCGCCACGCAGACCGACGCAGCCTCGCGGCTCCGCAGCCTCAACAAGCTCTCCTTCGACAACCCGGACATGCCGGAGGACGACATCAGCGCCATCTTCCGCTTCCTGGACGACATCAGCATGTGCGGCTCGGTGGCGGCGCTGGTGCCCGAGGGCGGGGGAGGGGCGGAAGCGGGCAGCGGCGGCCCACCCAGCTCGCCGGACCGCAGGGCACGCCTGGGCAAGCTGAAGAGGCTGTTCCACTCGCTGGAGGCGCCGGAGGAGGCGGGGCTAGGGGCGGGACTAGGGGCGGGGCTTGGGGCAGGGCTGGGCAGGCTGCTGCTGCGCGTGTCCGAGATGGAGAAGCGTCTGGAGCCGCTGGGCGACCTGACCGACACGCTCACGCTCATCCTGGCCGCGCTGCAGCGGCTCGAGGTGCAGACCAACACGCTCACGCGCAAACACGCCATCATGGAGCTCAGGCCACCCAAGGGCAACCCGGCGCTGAGGGAGGGCCACAGTGTTGGCACGGCCACCAGCGCCATGGCGACCACCACCGCGGCCAAGCAACGAGGCGTGGTCACCCGCCGCGACCTGACGGAGAGCAGCACCTGGAAAGTGAGCTACAGCaaagagcagcacacacacaccagacag ACTGATGAACATGCTACTGCTATGGCTGTGGCTGAGGGCTGCATGGCCGACACTGGACCGCGAGTTAAAAGAGGCCTAAACAATCGT ACGGAGTCGACAGAAGGCCTCATCTCTGAGCAGTCCCTGTCCCCACACCTCCTGACGGAGGGCCACCGCGGCCCCAACCTCAGCCAGCGCGACCCCTCCTGGAGCCAGTCAGAGCTCACGCCACTGGAGCTGCAG gctcCAGATCAGCTTGATTTCTGGATGGATGAAATCTACACCCCGGCCTCAGACAGACTCAGACTGCATCACAAGCGACCCTCGCGGAAGTGCCCGCAGGCCAAAGGCTATCGCATCGCTGCCCTCTGCGTAACAGCTGCTGCCATCCTGGTCATCATCATAGTCATCCCCATCTCTACGGcctag